A genome region from Rhodopseudomonas boonkerdii includes the following:
- a CDS encoding substrate-binding domain-containing protein has product MLSSVQTGLTGAPSPAWLFRGAGGGDDGLHDRVDGFLRRRDASKLRVVNFIGLTGPAGIWGLAGTNSMLLAASEINRRGGILGREIEPVFYDAGGDIDAIAGTAREIVACSEADIIMGSHISAVRIALRKAIGSRIPYIYTPVYEGGERTPGVMAIGETPRDQSKPAIQWLAERKKAQRWYLIGSDYVWPWLAHKATKKYIAEAGGQVVGEEFVAMGEHDHSAAIDRIRAARPDVVVISLIGTDSIVFNRAFAEHGLMSKMLRLAGAMDETLLLGIGANNSENLYCSSGYFIERGSAANDAFRAQYEAMFGRCSPSPGSVAQSNYEGLRFLEAVAAKAGSIGVRPLLQAASCSSYRGARGEVVMTAGRAKMPIYLAEADGLDFRLIETF; this is encoded by the coding sequence ATGCTCTCGTCTGTGCAGACCGGACTGACAGGTGCTCCTTCGCCCGCGTGGCTGTTCAGAGGCGCGGGAGGCGGCGACGACGGTCTCCATGATCGTGTGGATGGCTTCCTGCGCCGCCGCGATGCGAGCAAATTACGGGTCGTCAATTTCATCGGGCTGACCGGGCCGGCGGGCATTTGGGGACTTGCCGGCACCAACAGCATGTTGCTGGCGGCATCTGAGATCAATCGTCGTGGCGGAATTCTGGGGCGCGAGATCGAACCCGTTTTCTATGATGCCGGCGGCGATATCGACGCTATCGCGGGAACGGCGCGCGAGATCGTCGCGTGCAGCGAAGCCGATATCATCATGGGCTCGCACATCAGCGCCGTGCGCATCGCGCTGCGCAAGGCGATCGGCAGTCGTATCCCCTATATCTATACGCCCGTCTATGAGGGGGGCGAGCGGACCCCTGGTGTCATGGCGATCGGCGAAACACCGCGCGACCAGTCCAAACCCGCGATCCAGTGGCTGGCGGAGCGCAAGAAGGCGCAACGTTGGTACTTGATCGGCAGTGACTATGTCTGGCCGTGGCTCGCCCATAAAGCCACCAAGAAATATATCGCCGAGGCTGGCGGTCAGGTGGTCGGCGAGGAATTCGTCGCCATGGGTGAGCACGACCATTCCGCAGCTATCGACCGGATTCGTGCGGCTCGCCCCGATGTCGTCGTTATTTCGCTGATCGGCACCGACAGTATCGTGTTCAACCGCGCTTTCGCCGAACATGGACTGATGTCGAAGATGCTGCGCCTCGCCGGTGCGATGGATGAGACCTTGTTGCTCGGCATCGGCGCCAATAATTCCGAAAATCTCTATTGTTCGTCGGGCTATTTCATCGAGCGTGGATCGGCGGCGAACGATGCCTTTCGCGCGCAGTATGAGGCGATGTTCGGACGATGTTCGCCGTCGCCGGGCTCGGTCGCACAGTCGAATTATGAAGGACTGCGATTTCTCGAAGCCGTGGCGGCCAAGGCGGGCAGTATCGGTGTCAGGCCGCTGTTGCAGGCGGCGTCCTGCAGCAGCTATCGGGGGGCGCGGGGCGAGGTCGTGATGACGGCGGGCCGCGCAAAAATGCCGATCTATCTCGCTGAGGCCGATGGTCTCGATTTCAGACTTATCGAGACATTCTAG
- a CDS encoding MarR family winged helix-turn-helix transcriptional regulator encodes MARLPSTPITEHLAYLLAQANREINRQLDARFKKEGVPVEQWRILKILSDGQGHSMGDLAEAVLLNHPTLTKMIDRMVSDALVYRVQDPDDRRKVLMFISDRGKTLTQRLNSLAQSQEAHIAENYGNKATADLKRLLESLIEKAN; translated from the coding sequence GTGGCCAGGTTGCCCTCGACGCCCATTACCGAGCATCTCGCTTATCTGCTTGCGCAGGCCAATCGCGAGATAAATCGCCAGCTCGACGCACGCTTCAAGAAAGAAGGTGTGCCAGTAGAGCAGTGGCGCATCCTCAAGATCCTGTCGGACGGCCAAGGCCATTCGATGGGCGATCTCGCTGAAGCCGTGCTGCTCAACCATCCGACCCTCACCAAGATGATCGACCGGATGGTGTCCGACGCCCTCGTCTATCGGGTGCAAGACCCCGACGATCGCCGCAAGGTGCTGATGTTTATCTCCGATCGCGGCAAAACCCTGACCCAGCGCCTCAATTCGCTGGCGCAGAGCCAGGAAGCCCATATCGCCGAGAATTATGGCAACAAGGCCACTGCGGACTTGAAGCGGCTACTGGAAAGTCTGATCGAGAAGGCGAACTGA
- a CDS encoding DJ-1/PfpI family protein gives MRRFTTILVIVLLAVPCMSGMGSAVAADVGSVHLPLVKAGRERPLVAIVADNGGTETTDLIVPYSVLKMADVADVVIVSIHPGPVSLMPALKIQADKTMLAFDAAHPDGADIVIVPAMHDSGNEAVIAWVRHQSGKRAVVVSICEGAWIAARAGLLDGRAATTHWYAFDKIASAFPKTRWLRDQRYVFDRGVMTTTGVTASIPASLALVEALAGRSKAKATAAKLGVENWTAAHESAPFRLTAWGMWLVARNFLSFWKHETLAIPVMDGFDEIALALSADAWSRTYRSQAIATSAKGPVASRYGLVLIPDRATDTGTVQLTLNGTTGSAHALDRTLKEMAARYGDATADLVALQLEYVR, from the coding sequence ATGCGCCGTTTTACGACAATTCTCGTCATCGTCCTTCTGGCCGTTCCCTGCATGTCTGGCATGGGAAGTGCCGTGGCCGCCGATGTGGGCTCCGTTCATCTGCCGCTCGTGAAGGCTGGTCGAGAACGGCCGCTCGTTGCCATCGTGGCCGACAACGGAGGGACCGAGACGACCGATCTCATTGTGCCCTATAGTGTGTTGAAGATGGCTGATGTCGCAGACGTCGTCATCGTCTCGATCCATCCCGGTCCGGTCAGCTTGATGCCCGCGCTCAAGATCCAGGCGGATAAGACCATGCTTGCCTTTGATGCGGCTCACCCCGATGGCGCGGACATCGTGATCGTGCCGGCGATGCATGACAGCGGGAACGAAGCCGTCATCGCGTGGGTACGACATCAATCCGGCAAGAGAGCGGTCGTCGTGTCCATCTGCGAAGGCGCATGGATAGCCGCCCGCGCCGGTCTCCTCGATGGCAGGGCGGCGACCACTCATTGGTATGCGTTCGACAAGATCGCAAGCGCTTTTCCCAAGACGCGGTGGCTTCGCGATCAACGCTATGTTTTCGACCGTGGCGTCATGACCACGACCGGCGTTACCGCTTCGATTCCCGCGAGTCTTGCTCTCGTCGAGGCCCTGGCGGGACGCTCGAAGGCGAAAGCGACAGCGGCCAAACTCGGTGTGGAGAACTGGACTGCGGCTCATGAATCCGCGCCGTTTCGTTTGACGGCATGGGGCATGTGGCTCGTTGCCCGCAATTTCCTGTCATTCTGGAAACACGAGACCCTGGCGATCCCGGTCATGGACGGCTTCGACGAGATTGCGCTTGCTCTCAGTGCCGACGCTTGGTCGAGGACATACCGCTCGCAAGCAATCGCCACGTCGGCGAAGGGCCCCGTTGCATCACGGTACGGTCTTGTCTTGATACCGGATCGGGCGACGGATACGGGCACTGTCCAGCTTACTCTTAACGGAACAACGGGCTCGGCGCATGCTCTCGACCGCACCCTCAAGGAGATGGCGGCTCGCTACGGCGATGCAACCGCCGACCTGGTCGCGCTGCAACTGGAATATGTGCGATAG
- a CDS encoding helix-turn-helix domain-containing protein — translation MDVVGPMEVFATANLYLPESAPHYAVTLASPAGGRVKCSSAGGLQLGDAVALDELPDAIDTIIVAGGSEEGLRDAIFGTALVEWLTSRRSKTRRLVSVCTGAFVLAAGGFLDGKRATTHWNSVGLLKQLRPQVHVEPDAIFVAEPPTYTSAGVTTGIDLCLTLVESDCGAQTALSVARQLVLFMRRPGGQSQFSPVLTTQVNATPRLRRLLDEIVENPVGDLSAPALAARAGMSERTFSRSFRKETGSTPVQFVEAARVERAKALLETSDWSLPRIAERSGFGSHHSLHRAFQRQLGITPSAYRDRFGAA, via the coding sequence ATGGATGTGGTCGGTCCCATGGAGGTTTTCGCCACAGCGAATCTCTATCTGCCAGAATCTGCGCCGCACTATGCGGTTACATTGGCGTCTCCGGCCGGAGGCCGGGTGAAATGCAGCTCAGCCGGCGGATTGCAATTGGGGGATGCCGTCGCACTGGACGAGCTGCCGGATGCGATCGATACGATCATTGTGGCCGGCGGCAGCGAGGAAGGACTGCGCGACGCCATCTTCGGCACAGCATTGGTCGAATGGCTGACGTCGCGCCGCTCCAAAACCCGTCGTCTCGTGAGTGTTTGCACCGGCGCTTTCGTGCTTGCCGCTGGTGGATTCCTCGACGGAAAGCGCGCAACCACGCACTGGAATTCCGTCGGCCTCCTGAAGCAGCTTCGCCCCCAGGTCCATGTCGAACCTGATGCCATATTTGTCGCGGAGCCACCGACATATACTTCGGCAGGCGTCACGACGGGGATCGATTTATGCCTAACGCTTGTTGAATCCGATTGCGGAGCGCAAACAGCGTTATCCGTCGCTCGGCAACTGGTGTTGTTCATGCGCAGACCGGGCGGGCAGTCGCAGTTCAGCCCGGTTCTGACGACACAGGTCAATGCCACGCCGCGCCTGCGCAGGCTGCTCGATGAGATCGTCGAGAATCCGGTCGGAGATCTTTCCGCTCCCGCTCTTGCAGCCCGCGCAGGGATGAGTGAGCGGACTTTCTCGCGCTCGTTCCGCAAGGAAACCGGCAGCACTCCGGTGCAATTCGTGGAAGCCGCCCGGGTCGAACGGGCGAAAGCGCTTCTGGAAACTTCCGACTGGTCCCTGCCGCGCATCGCCGAACGCTCGGGCTTCGGCAGTCACCACTCTTTGCACCGCGCGTTCCAAAGGCAGCTGGGAATTACGCCCAGCGCCTATCGGGATCGCTTCGGTGCTGCATGA
- a CDS encoding patatin-like phospholipase family protein encodes MSHTSYRLCICLILSPLLLVIAGCASMPRTPYSSTEATAALVLGRDDLRRYSDAPAASFRGQDVEWRGRRIYLALSGGGADGAYGAGVLNGWTDAGTRPSFSIVSGVSTGALIAPFAFLGPQYDPTLREFYTSGIAASLLDSPNPLNAIFGSGLFGNKRLRELVTHYIDAGFVAAVAGEYAKGRLLFVVTTNLDSQRTAIWDMGRIASLGTPQSLDLFRDIVAASASLPAVFPPMLIDAEADGRRFQEMHVDGGVTAPVLTLPETFLRQTTKFATATDLQLFILMNNKIEPEFQVVNDKTIDIASRSSSTMVKAQTRSILQRTYEFARRSKFDFNVTYIEDDWPVAPSSGFDTGYMRALFQHGYDKARSSHLWAKSPPSERSDGPSLATVSPVGRVASGR; translated from the coding sequence ATGTCCCATACGTCATATCGGCTGTGCATCTGTCTCATTCTGTCGCCATTGCTCCTTGTGATCGCCGGCTGTGCCTCGATGCCGCGAACGCCGTATTCGAGCACAGAGGCGACGGCGGCTCTCGTGCTGGGGCGTGACGATCTGCGCCGCTATTCCGATGCGCCCGCGGCCTCGTTTCGCGGTCAGGACGTCGAATGGCGCGGCCGTCGCATCTATCTTGCGCTCTCGGGCGGTGGCGCCGATGGCGCTTATGGTGCCGGCGTGCTCAATGGCTGGACCGATGCGGGAACCCGGCCGTCATTTTCGATCGTCTCGGGTGTCAGCACCGGCGCGCTGATCGCACCTTTCGCCTTCCTCGGCCCGCAGTACGATCCAACGCTGCGCGAGTTCTATACGAGCGGGATCGCGGCGAGCTTGCTGGACTCGCCCAATCCGCTGAATGCGATCTTCGGATCGGGACTGTTCGGTAACAAACGGCTGCGCGAACTCGTCACCCATTACATCGACGCCGGTTTCGTCGCAGCGGTAGCCGGCGAATACGCCAAGGGACGCCTGCTGTTCGTCGTCACCACCAATCTCGACTCGCAGCGCACGGCGATCTGGGACATGGGGCGCATCGCTTCGCTGGGGACGCCGCAGTCGCTCGATCTGTTTCGCGACATCGTCGCGGCCTCCGCCAGTCTGCCTGCCGTATTTCCGCCGATGCTTATCGATGCTGAGGCCGATGGTCGCCGATTCCAGGAAATGCATGTCGATGGCGGCGTGACCGCGCCGGTGCTGACGCTTCCCGAGACGTTTCTGCGGCAGACTACCAAATTCGCGACGGCCACCGACCTGCAACTGTTCATCCTGATGAACAACAAGATCGAGCCCGAATTTCAGGTCGTCAACGACAAGACCATCGACATCGCCTCGCGATCCTCTTCCACCATGGTCAAGGCGCAGACGCGCTCGATCCTGCAGAGAACCTATGAATTCGCACGCCGTAGCAAGTTCGATTTCAACGTGACCTATATCGAGGACGATTGGCCGGTTGCCCCATCGAGCGGCTTCGACACCGGCTATATGCGCGCGCTGTTCCAGCACGGGTACGACAAAGCGCGAAGTTCGCATCTGTGGGCCAAGTCGCCTCCCTCCGAACGTTCGGACGGTCCCTCCCTGGCGACAGTCTCACCGGTCGGCAGGGTCGCCAGCGGCAGATAG